The window CATGATTATGttatattatactctgattccattgCGGTTATTTAGTTAATTTGGTATTGTGTGATTGTGatggttaaggtactgctatcagagatcttggaaTAGACATAAAACGGGTAAGCATCTTATTCACACCGCTGGTATCCTAGTGTtgggagcggggtgtgacatttcTTCATGCATATCTATCAACCTTTCGAGAAGTTTCAATAGTCCAACAATATTTTTAGACCTCCATGTACAAATATATATCTACCACATGACACATTGGATAGAgctgaaattttgtgaacaAGTAAAGCCCAAGTTCTTCCACTCACATGTAAAGTTATAGCTAACTAGAGATAAAAtgcaataataaaataaaaggacagctgaaaataaaagtgaataTTGTAACACATAAGAGGGTATATTCTTGAATCAGTCTACAATTTGATATGCAGCTAATCTTAGACCATTTTTTATATATCTATGCAGCCAAAATTGCTACACCACCATTTAATATGACCAAACTTGGTGTCATCCTGGAGCTATCCTCTAGAGATTGCCAATGAAAAACTTTTCACATTAaacttttaaaaagaaattttggCTTGTTGCTACATTATATATCATAAATTGTCTAAATCATTCCTTGAATAACAATAATGTTATCTTTTTTATGCCTAGATTGTTCGTAACAATTCTCACTAAGATTAAATTTCTAAGTTTCTCCTCCTTTCAAAGTTTTCCTTCCATGGTCATGCATCCTAACATGAAGATCTCAAAATTGGTTCCTAGAGCGGAAATTTGAGAATTGTTCCTAGAGCCAAACTTATGGATGGTTATTCTGACTTAAAACATATGGCTTAGGTTTCTCAATAAAAAGATATATTCTTTACTAAATTCGGGACATCAACTTTTTGTTTGATGTGTTATGTTTCAAGGAAACTTCTAGCATTACATTTGGTAAGTTAGGAATGTCATAGAAATTAAGTGATGAACAAATGTTTAAAAGGAGAAGGTTAGGGTCCCTTTTGTTGAATGCACTTTCTTATATGCCTTTTCTTATTTTCGTTTGAAAACTACCTTATCGGGCGAGAAATATATGTTGAGTTCATTGCATTTTGGATTATGTATGtcatacttatttttttttttaatgggtatGATTGTAAACAATATAACGAACAACCAATCCAAACTACACTCCATTATACAACCTGGAATCACCACATCACAATTCTATGTGGCAAAAACTAATACTAGTTAGGCTTTATAAGACCCATGTTCCTAATTAAACAAACTAATTTAAACCAATTTGactttttcttatgttttacaTACTGATGTAAAACGATCACCCTGCCTCTCACAAGAGGTTGAAATTccacccttgttgatgcttctactagtGTTTCAATTAATCCTATTAGGGaactctctcccctattttattttattttatttttatatagaaaaaaaCGAGATTAATTGACTGACCTCAATTAGTCCCAGGAGAAGGAAAATTCCTTACTTCATTAGCCACACCTGCATCAAATTACCTCCCTTAGTCCCCTCAAGATTTGGAATATATTTGGCGGAtagttgttgtttgttgtttttgtttctttgctttatttatttattttttgtaattgttGAGGGTTTTCATCAAGGTAGAGGTGGAGAACATGAATGATTGGGTTCTCTTTGTTGGGGACAAATGCACAACTACGAGAAAAAACTTAATTAAACAATCACACACAATGCAAGGAATTTATTGTGGTTCAATAAGTTTCCCACATCCAGCCGAGAGAATCATACTTCAAAAACTCTCTATACCACTATCCACCTCCCAAAGTGATCTCTTTTGCTTATATAGGTTTTTCCCATACAcataatatacatatatatatatatatatatatatagagggaacccaaaaaccctaatccccacaTAATTACAATTATACCCCCATATATGTGATGGATCCCAAACCTAACCCGATTATAAATACAAACTCATAATAATATAGATACACATAATACACGACATACCCAACCCCAACATTCTCCACACTTTACATTCATATATATCATTAATGGGTAAGTTCTTGAAGCTTTTCTTTGACTATAATGGTTATGATTTACACAATGACCTAGCCATATgataaatataaataagaaaactgGGTTTATGAGAATGATTCAAAACTGAGAAATAATTTTGGTATCTAAAATTATGAGGGCTGAAGGGTAGTAGAATGTTTCCTTAACAGTATTcataaaagaaaagttttttcttttctttcactttttcaTATAGGAAATTGTGAAATTATAGAATACATTTAGCTGCTTAAAGGATGGACATAAATTTCTaccattttactattttttgatACTACAAAAATTTAACTCAATATAAATTCAGACATCCCCTCTCCTTGAAACAACCCATTCCCACAAGAGCACAGTCCCAATTTATTCTGTTCACTATTTCAGCTCCACTATGACACATTCCATTTTGTTGCTTGGACTTCTAATAGTAGCACACTATTAtagtgtaagagaaattatgtttttctattatCAATTTGTTTCAATGTAGTTGTTTGttcctattttatctttcttatttggttttaattttttacccATGATATTGCAGGGTTCTCAAGCAAAAAATGCTTTTTCACAGTACTGGGAAGAGCATATTATTGATCTTCCACACCCTCCAAATTGGTTAGCTGCTAAGGCTTCTCCATTAAGTCACCATCAAGTGGCAGTGTTTGTGAAACTTATTGAGGAAAATGAATTGTATTCTCACCTACGTTCGTTCTGTAAGCAGGCTAATGCTGCTTGTTCTACAAATGCACtggtgaagaagaaaacgacAGACATAACTTTGCCACCAACAGCCCAGTGGAATGGTGACAAACTGAAATATGAAGACTTTCCAAATGAAACACCATTGTCGGTTGCTAGCCAAGGGGGATTACCATATTTTCGGAAGTCAATGGTTAAGGAGGGAGGTTTCATACATGTCCCTGATCTAAGGGACCCAATGTCTTATAAATCATTCTTGCCACAATCTATGGCattaaaaatcccattttccttaGCTCGGAAAAATCAATTAAAGCAGCTTTTTGGTGTGGTGGATAAATCAGTTATGGATGAGTATATTGAAAACACCCTTGAGATATGTGAGAAAAGACTTATTGGAGGTGAAAAAGGAACTTGTGCAGTTTCAGCAGAAGATCTAATTGATTTTGTTGTCGAGAAATTAGGGCATCATATACGCTTATGGAGTACTAAGAGCATTGAAGGATCTTATGAGAATGTTACAATTGGAGTTGTGAGACTCATCTATGGAAACCTCTTAAAACCACCAGTCTTATGTCATAGTATGCCATTTCTATTTCAAGTCTATTATTGTCATGTATTACCTAAAGTAAAAGTATATGCAGTTGATATACATGcaaggaagaaagtgaatcatGCCATCATGGCATGCCACTATGATACATCATCTTGGAATCCTAACCATATTGCTTTTAGGCTGCTAGGTTTTGGCCCTGGCCTAATTGAAGTCTGCCATTGGATAAATGAGAATGGAGTGGTTTGGACACCAACTCTAGATTGAGAAGAATTTTAAGATTTGGTTATCACAAAACTCTCTTGTTTGTATTACATGTTACTGCATATGATATTTGAAGGATGAATAAAGTCATATCTAAAGTTTCAATATAGTTTTGTTCTTCAATTGTTCAACATACTAGATGAACAATctacaatcaaaagaaaaaaatatgcccTATACATAATCAATCCAACAAGAAAAAGTACATTTGAAACAAATTCTTTAAGATAGATTTTACTTTCTTCAAACATTCCATTATAAGAGAAATATGAGGAATTCTGAAGATCAATGTCGGCGTCCATCGTGTGTGGTGAAGTCTATTATGAGAGATCTCCAAGATTTCTCTTCTCCGGTGTCGGTTCATGTATCTTCTATGGCAGACTCTGTTTTGTCTAAGAAGTTAATGATTTATATTGAGGTGCCTTTGCCAAAGAGAATTTTGGACTTGTACTAGAGTTTTCTTCCATCAAATTTTTATAAGTCGAACATTGATGGGTGCTCCCATGGCAATCCTTGGTGTCTGAGAGCAGGTGGGATTTTTCATGGGAAGGCTGTCATACTCAATCCATAGCTTTCAAACCCCAAATCATGAGCACTCTGCAAGCCATGGAAGAAAGCATGAAATTCCACCATGAAATTCATTCCAATGCCTTCATACTAAGTAAGAATCTATGGCAGTGGTGACATGTATCCGGAATCATAAAAtcccttggtgctttgagcagaAGTGGATCTTCTATAAGAAGTACATATCCGGATAGTATCTCATGGTTATCTCCCACTATTACAGGGAAGTCAATATGGTAGCAGACAAGTTGGCTAAGCGTGGGGCAGCTACCAAAGAGTCAGTTGTTTGGAATAATgttccattttttgttcttatgGATGTGAATTGAGACTTTCAAAAAAGACCAAGATATCAGTTTGTGTA is drawn from Macadamia integrifolia cultivar HAES 741 chromosome 7, SCU_Mint_v3, whole genome shotgun sequence and contains these coding sequences:
- the LOC122085210 gene encoding polygalacturonase non-catalytic subunit AroGP2-like, with amino-acid sequence MTHSILLLGLLIVAHYYSGSQAKNAFSQYWEEHIIDLPHPPNWLAAKASPLSHHQVAVFVKLIEENELYSHLRSFCKQANAACSTNALVKKKTTDITLPPTAQWNGDKLKYEDFPNETPLSVASQGGLPYFRKSMVKEGGFIHVPDLRDPMSYKSFLPQSMALKIPFSLARKNQLKQLFGVVDKSVMDEYIENTLEICEKRLIGGEKGTCAVSAEDLIDFVVEKLGHHIRLWSTKSIEGSYENVTIGVVRLIYGNLLKPPVLCHSMPFLFQVYYCHVLPKVKVYAVDIHARKKVNHAIMACHYDTSSWNPNHIAFRLLGFGPGLIEVCHWINENGVVWTPTLD